A single region of the Paraburkholderia megapolitana genome encodes:
- a CDS encoding citrate/2-methylcitrate synthase yields MPDQLTATEAAETLGISVATLYAYVSRGMLRSTPDVEGQRHLYDAADVRRLARRKADGKRAGKVAQKVLDWGVPVLESSITLITDGRLFYRGRDAIDLARKASLEEVAALLWECTPRRIADTPPTQPGPPSAAQWAAWLKLWGDSAPLDRALVLLPAAAAQMPRVWALGRDAQLDSACSLVRLLAAAMISTAPSGNPLHRQLAAAWGVRNRRQADLLRMALVLCADHELNASTFTVRCITSTGTHLFGAVAGGLAALAGPRHGGETTRVAALFDEAERAGDPNRFLATRIAHNEHDGAPGAVLSGFGHPLYPQGDPRAALLLEALTQCAPARSPLPAILALAQTVRETTGAEPTVDFALAALERVLDLPKEAAFTLFAVGRTVGWIAHAMEQAADGRLIRPRARYIGEHYEE; encoded by the coding sequence ATGCCCGATCAACTCACCGCCACCGAAGCCGCCGAAACACTCGGCATCAGCGTCGCTACGCTCTATGCCTACGTGAGCCGCGGCATGCTGCGCTCGACGCCGGATGTCGAAGGGCAACGCCATCTATACGACGCCGCCGATGTGCGCCGTCTTGCGCGTCGCAAGGCGGATGGCAAACGGGCAGGCAAGGTTGCGCAGAAGGTATTGGACTGGGGCGTGCCGGTGCTGGAATCGTCGATCACGCTGATTACAGACGGCCGGCTTTTCTATCGCGGCCGCGATGCAATCGATCTCGCGCGCAAGGCAAGCCTCGAAGAGGTTGCCGCGCTGCTGTGGGAATGTACGCCGCGACGCATTGCCGATACGCCACCGACGCAACCGGGACCGCCTTCCGCTGCGCAATGGGCGGCATGGCTGAAGCTCTGGGGCGACAGCGCACCGCTCGATCGTGCGCTCGTGTTGCTGCCCGCGGCGGCCGCCCAGATGCCGCGCGTCTGGGCGCTCGGCCGCGATGCGCAGCTCGATTCAGCGTGTTCACTGGTGCGGCTGCTCGCTGCCGCGATGATCTCGACGGCGCCGTCGGGTAATCCGCTGCACCGGCAACTCGCCGCGGCCTGGGGCGTGCGCAACCGGCGGCAAGCCGACCTGCTGCGTATGGCGCTGGTGCTGTGTGCGGATCATGAGCTGAATGCGTCCACGTTTACCGTGCGCTGCATTACGTCGACCGGCACGCATCTGTTCGGTGCGGTAGCGGGCGGTCTCGCCGCGCTGGCAGGACCGCGTCACGGTGGCGAAACCACGCGCGTCGCGGCGCTGTTCGACGAAGCCGAGCGTGCCGGCGATCCCAACCGCTTCCTCGCCACCCGTATCGCGCACAACGAACACGACGGTGCGCCAGGTGCGGTGCTGTCCGGCTTCGGTCATCCGCTGTACCCGCAAGGCGATCCGCGCGCGGCGTTGCTGCTGGAGGCGCTGACGCAATGCGCGCCGGCACGCTCGCCGCTGCCGGCAATCCTCGCGCTCGCGCAAACGGTGCGAGAAACCACGGGCGCCGAACCGACCGTCGACTTCGCTCTCGCCGCCCTTGAGCGCGTGCTCGATCTACCGAAGGAAGCAGCGTTCACGCTGTTCGCGGTTGGGCGGACAGTCGGCTGGATCGCCCATGCAATGGAGCAGGCGGCAGACGGAAGACTGATCCGGCCGCGCGCCCGTTACATCGGCGAACACTACGAAGAGTGA
- a CDS encoding DUF2917 domain-containing protein yields MREIRTFELEHGEPAAAWRAAQPLVLKVMAGEVWLTVSGDLTDHWLASGESFELPRGAQAWISAGRTGARVALAVEEGRLGTSRPAAVGLRSPARSWLPRWLLAA; encoded by the coding sequence ATGCGCGAAATCCGTACTTTCGAACTCGAACACGGCGAGCCCGCGGCCGCCTGGCGTGCCGCGCAGCCGCTCGTACTCAAAGTGATGGCGGGCGAGGTCTGGTTGACCGTCAGCGGCGATCTGACCGATCACTGGCTTGCCTCTGGCGAGTCTTTCGAACTGCCGCGTGGCGCGCAGGCGTGGATCAGTGCCGGACGCACGGGTGCGCGTGTCGCGCTGGCGGTCGAGGAAGGGCGTCTTGGCACGTCGCGGCCGGCTGCCGTTGGGCTGCGTTCGCCGGCGCGTAGCTGGCTGCCGCGCTGGTTGCTTGCTGCGTAG
- a CDS encoding aminotransferase-like domain-containing protein gives MKLDIELDRDNGVPLIEQIVHGVQTWIRSRAARPGAKLPSIRQFAADYAISRFPVIEAYDRLVSLGYVDSRHGSGFYVAERLRTGMSGRGTSDPRRAEEESVHLLQEFNHPGGTLKLGSGFTPEAWRDMDSLVHAIRHVSRVDTESLIDYSTPLGNATLREHLQARIAQLGIVVDASQILITNGASHALDLLMRYRLKPGDTVFVEDPGYFNLNGLLKLHGVKLIGIPRNHGGPDLDVLQAQLQQHRPKLFFINTVFHNPTGTSVSPPVAFRLLQFAREHDFTFVEDDIFADFQSEPTARLATLDQLEHVVYIGGLSKTLSSSLRIGYLVASHAIVKDLIDIKMLTSIGGSRFVEAVAVALLERGMYRKYLERLRRRMSDAMGLTVQTLEDNGWEVFEKPLGGQFVWARVPGIDDAARLVECGEPLGVTVPPGSYFRPNAETSPWIRINAAFGNDPRAHAFFAAAAQLAR, from the coding sequence ATGAAACTCGATATCGAACTCGACCGCGACAACGGCGTGCCGCTCATCGAGCAGATCGTGCACGGCGTGCAAACGTGGATCCGTTCGCGCGCAGCGCGCCCCGGTGCGAAGCTGCCCTCGATCCGCCAGTTCGCCGCCGACTACGCAATCAGCCGCTTTCCGGTGATCGAGGCGTATGACCGGCTCGTCTCGCTTGGTTATGTCGACTCGCGTCACGGCTCAGGTTTTTACGTGGCCGAGCGGTTGCGCACCGGCATGTCGGGCCGCGGCACCTCGGACCCACGTCGTGCCGAAGAGGAATCGGTTCATCTCCTGCAGGAGTTCAACCATCCGGGCGGAACGCTGAAGCTCGGCAGCGGGTTCACGCCCGAAGCGTGGCGCGACATGGACAGCCTCGTGCATGCCATCCGCCACGTCTCGCGCGTCGACACCGAGAGCCTGATCGACTACTCGACGCCGCTCGGCAATGCGACCCTGCGCGAACATCTGCAGGCACGCATCGCACAGCTCGGCATCGTCGTGGATGCGTCGCAGATTCTCATCACGAATGGTGCAAGCCACGCGCTCGATCTGCTGATGCGCTACCGGCTCAAGCCCGGCGACACGGTGTTTGTCGAAGACCCCGGCTACTTCAATCTGAACGGCCTGCTGAAGCTGCACGGCGTCAAGCTGATCGGCATTCCGCGCAATCACGGCGGCCCGGACCTCGATGTGCTGCAGGCACAGTTGCAGCAGCATCGGCCGAAGCTGTTCTTCATCAACACCGTGTTTCACAATCCGACCGGCACGTCGGTGTCGCCGCCGGTTGCGTTCCGGCTACTGCAGTTCGCCCGCGAGCACGATTTCACGTTCGTCGAAGACGACATCTTCGCGGACTTCCAGAGCGAACCGACCGCGCGGCTCGCGACGCTCGATCAGCTCGAACATGTGGTCTATATCGGTGGACTGTCGAAGACGCTGTCGTCGTCGCTGCGCATCGGCTACCTCGTGGCGAGCCACGCGATCGTCAAGGATCTGATCGACATCAAGATGCTGACGAGCATCGGCGGTTCGCGTTTTGTCGAAGCGGTCGCGGTTGCGCTGCTCGAGCGCGGCATGTACCGGAAGTATCTCGAGCGGCTGCGGCGCCGGATGAGCGATGCGATGGGCCTCACCGTGCAGACGCTCGAAGATAACGGCTGGGAAGTGTTCGAAAAACCGCTCGGCGGTCAATTTGTGTGGGCGCGCGTGCCCGGTATCGACGATGCGGCGCGGCTCGTCGAGTGTGGTGAGCCGCTTGGCGTGACGGTCCCGCCGGGCAGCTACTTCCGGCCCAATGCGGAGACGAGCCCGTGGATTCGTATCAACGCGGCGTTCGGCAACGACCCGCGTGCGCACGCGTTCTTTGCTGCGGCGGCGCAACTCGCGCGGTGA
- a CDS encoding MFS transporter: protein MNTVAQPAVLGRPRAGRGRLATASMVGTSLEWYDFTVYNTLAALVFNHLFFPSVDPLAGTLLAFSTYAVGYVSRPLGGLVFGNLGDRVGRRAVLMITLVLMGITTALMGVLPTYETAGILSPILLIALRFVQGVALGGEWAGAVLLSVEHGDQKKRGLNASWTQVGPSFGTLLGTGFIAAITMTISSGDFLSWGWRVPFLASLLLVAFGIWVRNGVEETPQFQQLSDAHATAKVPVAEVFSQHWRRLLIAGGSRIGSDVLYALLVVFTLTYVTTVLNLPRSLALGAVLAGTAFNALSVPLFGALSDRFGRRPVYLAGVVAAIVWAFVFFVLMDSARPLTIVLAVVVGLVIHAMMYGPQAAFVTEQFPTRVRYAGSSLAYTLAGIVGGGFAPLIIVALYRHWHGTTAVSMYVSGALVVTAIALLAARETAKRPLEG from the coding sequence ATGAACACCGTTGCACAACCCGCGGTGCTCGGCCGTCCGCGTGCGGGCCGGGGGCGGCTCGCGACCGCCAGCATGGTCGGCACGTCGCTCGAATGGTATGACTTCACGGTCTACAACACGCTTGCCGCGCTCGTCTTCAATCACCTGTTCTTTCCGTCCGTCGATCCGCTCGCTGGCACGCTGCTCGCGTTTTCCACCTATGCAGTCGGCTATGTGTCGCGGCCGCTCGGCGGTCTGGTGTTCGGCAATCTCGGCGATCGCGTGGGGCGCCGTGCGGTGCTGATGATCACGCTCGTGCTGATGGGCATTACCACCGCGTTGATGGGCGTGCTGCCCACCTACGAGACCGCCGGCATCCTGAGCCCGATCCTGCTGATTGCGCTGCGCTTCGTGCAAGGCGTGGCGCTTGGTGGCGAATGGGCCGGTGCGGTGCTGTTATCGGTCGAGCATGGTGATCAGAAGAAGCGCGGGCTCAATGCGTCGTGGACACAGGTCGGGCCGTCATTCGGAACGTTGCTCGGGACCGGCTTTATCGCGGCCATCACGATGACGATTTCCTCCGGCGATTTTCTGTCGTGGGGTTGGCGCGTGCCATTTCTCGCGAGCCTGCTGCTGGTCGCGTTCGGCATCTGGGTGCGCAACGGTGTCGAGGAAACCCCGCAATTCCAGCAACTGAGCGACGCACACGCCACCGCGAAAGTACCGGTAGCCGAGGTGTTCTCGCAGCATTGGCGGCGGCTTCTCATCGCAGGTGGCTCGCGGATCGGCTCGGATGTGCTGTATGCGCTGCTCGTCGTGTTCACGCTGACCTATGTGACCACCGTGCTCAATCTGCCGAGATCGCTGGCGCTCGGTGCCGTGCTGGCCGGCACCGCGTTCAATGCGTTGAGCGTGCCGCTCTTCGGAGCGTTGTCCGATCGCTTCGGCCGGCGGCCGGTGTATCTGGCCGGCGTCGTGGCGGCGATCGTATGGGCGTTCGTGTTCTTCGTGCTGATGGATAGCGCGCGGCCGCTCACCATCGTGCTTGCGGTTGTCGTGGGTCTCGTCATCCACGCGATGATGTACGGTCCGCAGGCGGCATTCGTCACCGAGCAGTTTCCGACGCGCGTGCGTTATGCCGGTTCGTCGCTGGCCTATACGCTGGCGGGCATTGTCGGTGGTGGCTTTGCGCCGCTCATTATCGTTGCGCTGTATCGCCACTGGCATGGCACGACCGCGGTGTCGATGTACGTGAGCGGGGCGCTCGTCGTCACGGCCATCGCGTTGCTGGCCGCGCGCGAAACGGCGAAGCGGCCGCTCGAAGGTTGA
- a CDS encoding DUF4286 family protein: MNLKPPSPFGQLCIWTDTEADPLVDADFNAWYDREHMQERVGLPGFRHARRFLANDGQARRYLALYVTDSLGVFDSASYKQAFTVQTDWSLRNFARMTNTQRRVGELVLEAGAGEGGQLALFVLPPQAADSTRWHAHAEASARQAGIHAIRMFCTDARLSTPLATSGGTPQLAAADAIVFVEGSDAAATRAVAETLAREAGASPDDVRTFSLLWRLGA; this comes from the coding sequence ATGAATCTCAAACCACCCTCTCCGTTCGGCCAGCTGTGCATCTGGACCGATACCGAAGCGGATCCGCTGGTGGACGCCGACTTCAACGCCTGGTACGACCGCGAACACATGCAGGAGCGCGTTGGGTTGCCGGGCTTTCGGCATGCACGCCGTTTTCTGGCTAACGACGGTCAGGCGCGCCGCTATCTCGCGCTGTATGTGACCGACTCGCTCGGTGTGTTCGATAGCGCGTCGTACAAGCAGGCTTTTACCGTGCAGACGGACTGGTCGCTGCGCAACTTTGCGCGCATGACGAATACGCAGCGGCGCGTCGGCGAACTGGTGCTCGAAGCCGGCGCAGGCGAGGGCGGCCAGCTCGCCTTGTTCGTACTGCCGCCGCAAGCCGCCGATTCAACGCGCTGGCATGCGCACGCCGAAGCCAGCGCGCGGCAGGCGGGCATACACGCGATCCGGATGTTTTGCACCGATGCACGACTCTCCACTCCGCTCGCGACGTCCGGCGGCACACCTCAGCTTGCAGCGGCCGATGCGATTGTGTTCGTCGAAGGCAGCGATGCCGCGGCGACTCGCGCGGTGGCCGAAACGCTGGCACGCGAGGCCGGTGCATCGCCGGACGACGTGCGTACCTTCAGCCTCCTGTGGCGCCTTGGCGCGTAG